One window of Marinobacter sp. SS13-12 genomic DNA carries:
- the traD gene encoding type IV conjugative transfer system coupling protein TraD has product MSIFRGSNIGNFTRGGQTTIHYFRMIWQVVVQFSRLCVILFITTLAVTYWMKTTPIERSLAVGYMEAYVKYEGLKIEDATVSITYPDGRRRAIPAVGFLRNSEIHRALDQSTTALAYGVVFGVLGLAIFGLVVWRFLNSTGEDFANEEFVRGGKLVDPKELTKEIKRSAKTDGLTVARIPIPKESEPAHFLIVGAPGTGKSVTYNEMGEVIRKRGQRAIVYDPSGQMVETFYREGHDVILSPFDARGRAWDVWTECKEDYEFDQLATSFIPDQKSNDPFWATAARIVFAAIARKLADHPQRSNKLLVDKILNTDLDEIIGFLKGTEGASILSEGAEKMASSVRAVLATYTRPLKYLQDGGNTFSIKEWVRNDDGDQWIFITRKDDQKDVVKPLITAWLDTASSAILSMEPCRDRRIWLLIDELPSLNRLPTITDTLAQSRKFGGCGVLGVQSYPQMVSIYGRDEADTLAGMCSTWAVFRFNEERSAKWASLGLGSIEQLETNEGISYGVNDIRDGVSLNRQRHVRPIVLPTEIQFLPDLVGYLKLGRSFPVAQFKLKRKAYKKIAEGFVPRDLRPIPVAVPAAKVESGQIDLIEDAETKATGKPKPNNYVDGALL; this is encoded by the coding sequence ATGAGTATTTTCAGGGGCTCGAATATCGGCAACTTTACGCGGGGCGGTCAGACCACCATCCATTACTTCCGGATGATCTGGCAGGTCGTAGTCCAGTTCTCCAGGCTGTGCGTGATTCTGTTCATTACGACTCTCGCAGTGACTTACTGGATGAAGACGACACCGATAGAGCGATCTCTAGCGGTGGGGTATATGGAGGCCTATGTGAAATATGAAGGCCTGAAGATCGAGGATGCGACCGTCTCGATTACTTATCCGGATGGCCGGAGAAGAGCGATCCCTGCGGTGGGTTTTCTGCGGAATTCAGAGATACATCGGGCGCTCGATCAAAGCACCACGGCGCTGGCGTATGGCGTCGTGTTCGGGGTTCTTGGCTTGGCTATTTTTGGCCTGGTGGTTTGGCGATTCTTGAATAGCACGGGAGAGGACTTTGCCAACGAGGAATTTGTGCGGGGCGGCAAATTGGTGGATCCCAAAGAGCTCACAAAAGAGATCAAGCGGAGCGCCAAAACGGATGGGCTGACGGTTGCGCGAATTCCCATTCCGAAAGAGTCGGAGCCGGCGCATTTTCTGATTGTCGGTGCGCCTGGTACCGGCAAGTCTGTGACCTACAACGAAATGGGAGAGGTCATTCGCAAGCGTGGCCAGCGGGCCATTGTGTATGACCCGTCCGGTCAGATGGTGGAGACATTCTACCGAGAGGGGCATGACGTCATTCTTAGTCCATTTGATGCACGGGGCCGAGCGTGGGATGTCTGGACTGAGTGTAAAGAGGATTACGAATTTGATCAGTTGGCGACCTCGTTCATTCCGGATCAGAAGTCTAACGATCCGTTCTGGGCGACTGCGGCGCGAATTGTATTTGCGGCCATTGCGAGAAAGCTGGCTGATCACCCACAGCGGTCTAACAAGTTGCTCGTGGATAAGATTCTAAACACTGATCTGGACGAGATCATAGGCTTTTTGAAAGGGACTGAGGGTGCGTCAATTCTGTCTGAAGGGGCTGAAAAAATGGCGTCATCTGTCCGGGCTGTCTTGGCGACCTACACGCGGCCACTAAAATACCTGCAGGACGGCGGTAATACCTTTTCAATCAAGGAATGGGTCAGGAACGATGACGGGGACCAGTGGATCTTCATCACGCGCAAAGACGATCAGAAGGACGTAGTAAAGCCGCTGATCACGGCTTGGTTGGATACAGCATCGTCCGCGATTTTGTCGATGGAGCCGTGTCGGGACAGGCGAATTTGGTTGCTCATTGATGAGCTTCCAAGTCTGAACCGGTTGCCCACCATTACCGACACCCTGGCGCAGTCGAGGAAGTTTGGCGGGTGCGGTGTGCTGGGGGTGCAAAGTTACCCGCAGATGGTTTCGATTTATGGGCGGGATGAGGCCGATACGCTGGCCGGTATGTGCTCCACCTGGGCGGTCTTCCGATTCAATGAAGAACGTTCCGCGAAGTGGGCCAGTCTCGGCCTGGGCAGCATCGAGCAGTTGGAGACAAATGAGGGGATTTCTTACGGTGTGAACGACATTCGGGACGGGGTATCACTGAATCGCCAGCGCCATGTTCGACCGATTGTCTTGCCCACAGAGATTCAGTTTTTGCCGGATCTTGTTGGTTATTTGAAGCTTGGTCGGTCTTTCCCAGTGGCGCAGTTCAAGCTCAAGAGGAAGGCATACAAAAAGATTGCTGAAGGCTTTGTGCCGAGGGACTTGAGGCCGATACCGGTTGCAGTACCGGCGGCGAAGGTGGAATCGGGTCAGATAGATCTGATTGAGGACGCAGAGACGAAAGCTACGGGCAAGCCGAAGCCCAATAACTATGTGGATGGAGCACTTCTCTGA
- a CDS encoding zincin-like metallopeptidase domain-containing protein, whose translation MAKRDLYQEITSEFLAALKEGTKPWVCPWTSNGFAMPVNGTTGKPYNGMNVLLLAMRARAEGYRSNEWMTFQQGKQQGAFVRKGEKGTTCIFFKPMEKENRDTGEKESYAVMNAFTVFNREQFDGFEAPQAEPTWAPIEDAEAICQAFPIETRHGGDQACYIPSLDIIKMPTREQFAKGEDYYCTRLHEMVHATGHKSRLDRELIGKFGSDAYAFEELVAELGSWMMCSRIGLQGDLQHKSYLAHWIRILDFDKKALFKAATLAQKAHDLCFEYLAEHESKKEEQAA comes from the coding sequence ATGGCAAAGCGCGATCTTTATCAAGAAATCACTTCTGAGTTTCTGGCGGCTCTGAAAGAGGGCACCAAACCATGGGTTTGTCCGTGGACCTCTAACGGTTTTGCGATGCCGGTAAATGGCACAACAGGCAAGCCGTACAACGGTATGAACGTTCTTTTGTTGGCCATGCGCGCACGCGCAGAGGGCTATCGCTCAAACGAGTGGATGACCTTTCAGCAGGGCAAGCAACAAGGCGCTTTTGTTCGCAAGGGCGAGAAGGGCACCACCTGCATTTTTTTCAAGCCGATGGAAAAGGAAAACCGCGACACTGGCGAGAAAGAATCTTACGCCGTTATGAATGCATTCACCGTGTTCAACCGTGAGCAGTTCGACGGCTTTGAAGCGCCACAGGCAGAGCCAACCTGGGCCCCGATTGAAGATGCAGAGGCGATCTGTCAGGCGTTTCCAATTGAGACCCGCCACGGCGGTGATCAGGCCTGCTACATCCCTTCGCTGGACATCATCAAAATGCCGACCCGTGAGCAGTTTGCCAAGGGCGAAGACTACTACTGCACCCGACTGCATGAAATGGTTCACGCGACTGGTCACAAGAGCCGGCTAGATCGGGAGCTGATCGGTAAGTTTGGTTCTGATGCCTACGCCTTTGAAGAGCTTGTGGCCGAGCTGGGTAGCTGGATGATGTGTAGTCGCATTGGTTTACAGGGTGATTTACAACATAAAAGTTATCTGGCGCACTGGATCCGGATACTGGACTTCGATAAGAAGGCGCTTTTTAAGGCCGCGACTCTGGCCCAGAAGGCCCACGATTTGTGCTTTGAGTACCTGGCCGAGCATGAGAGCAAGAAGGAGGAGCAAGCCGCCTGA
- a CDS encoding antirestriction protein: protein MSAIAPCLSDAPASVFKFRKTRFPHYLSAYRAEIEQTVFSVMAEWQPQFRGAQWLYLGTDSAGFFMEPVITERVKLFNPRNLGAVRANAATAGMALSLVAFTRLACFTGDPVFYTAYNRLWLDAMDSPFAKDIKRLIA, encoded by the coding sequence ATGAGTGCAATCGCACCCTGTTTGTCAGACGCTCCGGCGTCCGTGTTCAAATTCCGCAAGACCCGTTTTCCCCATTACTTGAGCGCGTACCGCGCTGAAATCGAGCAAACCGTGTTTTCGGTTATGGCCGAATGGCAACCTCAATTTCGTGGCGCGCAGTGGCTCTATCTTGGCACTGACTCCGCAGGGTTTTTTATGGAGCCGGTAATCACCGAGCGGGTGAAGCTGTTCAACCCGCGCAATCTGGGGGCTGTTCGAGCTAATGCGGCCACCGCAGGGATGGCGCTGTCGCTGGTGGCGTTTACCCGCCTCGCCTGTTTCACAGGTGATCCGGTGTTCTACACCGCCTACAACCGGCTATGGCTCGACGCCATGGATTCGCCGTTCGCCAAAGACATTAAACGGCTCATTGCCTGA